The following are encoded together in the Coffea arabica cultivar ET-39 chromosome 1c, Coffea Arabica ET-39 HiFi, whole genome shotgun sequence genome:
- the LOC113700078 gene encoding F-box/LRR-repeat protein At5g63520-like, whose amino-acid sequence MATQHLQHHRGGSSTAAGAGGSNIDDAIGIDLLHNIISRLPATSFASAACVNRSWNSICSRILSYPKLSSAISLNPSLEEAVNEVVEKVLSVPIRPQFVIASIGPSFTLPRAHQLITARFGSGVPVITSLSDGIIGRDALTSEFKEVQWELMEDDEDLDGHGNLLPNQGIVLTVGHLPDMRATMIPLLSQDEEPLMIDEFVMDIREYASLVSGSTSPAAIILFSDLKTDMRPVLQKFDYTFSFETVVVGEGGGRYFYRSDWDKNTTMKQDGNPAVVALLFVKDRHKPPGIGETKFHATLSTGLHPVGAVYKAASVREEKNERSTWLTARREATSVHLDGQSILDNVYNEIGDRIQHLALYIGVNKRRKCSIGLKKARWMMFLEFHEVIGGDEEYLYVNDLGIRTGDSFRFYVSDSDATLSSNTNVTEYFRRLKHEYDHMSNQQDSGSVANTNKKSVFGGLIFACCGRGTSFFGRCNVDSAPFLENFPGATLGGTFCSGEIKLANKSIYGQEQESEDQGYVRCTLHFFSTTYLVLSYIPA is encoded by the exons ATGGCCACTCAACATCTACAACACCACCGTGGAGGCAGCAGCACCGCCGCTGGCGCCGGCGGAAGCAATATCGACGATGCTATCGGAATAGACCTTCTCCACAACATCATCTCCCGGCTTCCGGCTACGTCCTTCGCCTCCGCCGCCTGCGTTAATCGCTCCTGGAATTCTATCTGCTCAAGAATTCTCTCTTACCCTAAACTCTCCTCCGCCATCTCTCTCAATCCTTCTCTTGAG GAGGCTGTGAATGAGGTGGTGGAGAAAGTGTTGTCGGTGCCGATTCGGCCGCAATTTGTGATTGCATCAATTGGCCCTTCGTTTACCTTGCCTCGTGCCCACCAACTC ATCACTGCGAGGTTTGGTTCAGGAGTTCCTGTAATTACATCCCTTTCTGATGGAATTATTGGGAGAGATGCACTCACCAGTGAGTTTAAAGAG GTTCAATGGGAACTAATGGAGGATGATGAAGATCTTGATGGTCATGGAAATCTTTTACCAAATCAAGGAATTGTGCTAACTGTTGGTCATTTACCGGATATGAGAGCCACTATGATTCCATTATTATCCCAAGATGAG GAACCCCTCATGATTGATGAATTTGTGATGGATATAAGGGAGTATGCATCTCTTGTTTCTGGATCTACATCCCCTGCTGCAATCATATTGTTTTCT GATCTCAAAACTGACATGAGACCTGTTCTTCAAAAGTTTG ATTATACATTTTCCTTTGAGACTGTAGTTGTTGGGGAAGGGGGCGGCCGATACTTCTACAGGAGTGATTGGGATAAAAACACCACCATGAAGCAAGATGGTAATCCTGCTGTCGTGGCTCTTCTGTTCGTCAAGGATAGACATAAGCCCCCTG GCATTGGGGAAACTAAGTTTCATGCTACATTATCAACCGGCTTACATCCTGTTGGCGCAGTTTACAAGGCGGCTTCGGTTagagaagaaaagaatgagCGTTCGACGTGGTTGACTGCAAGAAGAGAAGCAACTAGCGTGCATCTTGATGGCCAATCTATTTTAGATAACGTGTACAATGAG ATTGGAGATCGTATCCAACATCTAGCTCTCTACATTGGGGTTAACAAAAGACGAAAATGCTCCATTGGATTGAAGAAAGCAAGATGGATGATGTTTCTTGAGTTTCATGAAGTAATAGG TGGGGATGAAGAGTACCTGTATGTCAATGACTTGGGTATCAGAACCGGAGACTCCTTCCGCTTCTATGTTTCAGATTCTGATGCTACCTTGAGTTCAAATACCAATGTTACTGAGTACTTCAGACGTCTGAAGCATGAATACGACCACATGTCCAATCAACAAGACAGTGGAAGTGTTGCTAATACCAATAAGAAGTCAGTCTTTGGTGGTTTGATATTTGCTTGCTGTGGTCGTGGTACATCATTTTTTGGACGTTGTAATGTGGATAGCGCACCtttcttggagaattttccTGGGGCTACTCTTGGAGGAACTTTTTGCTCTGGGGAGATCAAACTTGCGAATAAGAGCATATATGGACAAGAACAAGAATCTGAAGATCAGGGTTATGTGCGCTGCACACTCCATTTTTTCAGTACTACATACCTAGTTTTGTCCTACATTCCTGCATAG